In Oryzias melastigma strain HK-1 linkage group LG18, ASM292280v2, whole genome shotgun sequence, one DNA window encodes the following:
- the LOC112156171 gene encoding uncharacterized protein LOC112156171 produces the protein MDYKGIVVIFAGALLSVSFGQTRQFYFVNTPLTWTDAQSVCRQNYTDLASIENTADVDAVIAAVSNYTGKAWIGLHDDLENSWKWSLSDSGFYGDGQSTFRNWGSNEPNNLYGQQLCADLYGVNGLWDDNDCNVALAFVCYTGAVSGTPSYIRINTPLNWTEAQKYCRNNYVDLASVRNITENNIIKDLSGSSVVWIGLHRQKVWSDGSQSVFQYPILGQNSVGELCVSADRSGQWSNNYCSSQFPFICYKIALLNVENVTLLRRTETNVTLQWSKINNASYVLQFNGTERMIAAPDGDGPVTFTVSSLSPGTTYTFNLYSVYGSTRSTGVKLTVTTAPPNVEFFRFVARDHRSITLQWNKITNNISFVLHVNSVETNITAPTGDGPVNYTVSSLSARTNYTFTLFSVFGNVRSSGVQVTVATGPPPTCAEIVCPSGTECYTINGIATCVDPCNNYTALNDDWRSVDNTNNSVLHCDRNINWNGWYRMFLGGNNAQIPETCVAENRCGTHAPLWINGVHPTQSEGIVTRTVCNAWSGSCCNFPTHTIKVKLCFGSYYVYKLGVPSTCWLAYCTVSHNGFSVLGQNKSSITLQWPKVNNSVSFVLHFNGTETNISASSADGPVTYTVSSLSPGNRYTFILFHVFENIRVSQFQLQAFTAPPNVEFFRSIAQDQTSITLQWNKITNDISFVLRVNGGETNIPAPTEDGPVNYTGSSLSARTNYTFTLFSVFGNVRSSGVQVNVATAPPNVEFFRSIAQVHNSITLQWNKVANDISFVLRVNGVEMNITAPTGDGPVNYTVSSLSAGRSFTFTLFSVYENVRSSGVQVTVATAPKNPENIISSSQNETSINLQWAKVDNSVSFVLQFNDRQEIIAPPTGNGPISYTVAKLDPQTNYTFSLFSVFENVTSTGVIFSAVTAPKNAQNVTSTGQNETSINLQWAKVDNNVSFVLQFNDRQEIIAPPKGNGPISYTVTKLDPQTKYTFSLFSVFENITSTGVLFSAVTAPENAQNVTSTGQNETSINLQWAKVDNNVSFVLQFNDRQETIAPPKGNGPISYTVTKLDPQTKYTFSLFSVFENVTSTGVIFSAVTVHKYIMMFKVGIKTSSLNASQIEELVKEHLKKIEKSAELIKFILKM, from the exons ATGGATTATAAAGGGATCGTCGTCATTTTTGCAG GAGCACTGCTCAGTGTTTCCTTTGGGCAGACTCGCCAGTTCTACTTTGTGAACACTCCTTTGACCTGGACAGATGCTCAAAGTGTCTGCAGACAGAACTACACTGACCTGGCCTCCATAGAGAATACAGCAGATGTTGATGCAGTTATTGCTGCAGTTTCAAATTATACAG ggaaagcTTGGATTGGCCTTCACGATGACTTGGAAAACAGTTGGAAGTGGTCTTTGAGTGACAGCGGCTTTTATGGTGATGGACAGTCAACATTTCGGAACTGGGGGTCTAATGAGCCCAACAATCTGTATGGACAACAGTTGTGTGCGGATCTTTATGGTGTCAACGGTTTATGGGATGACAATGATTGTAATGTGGCACTAGCTTTTGTTTGCTATACTG GCGCAGTTTCTGGCACACCCTCTTACATTCGCATTAACACTCCATTGAACTGGACAGAAGCACAGAAATACTGCAGGAATAACTATGTTGACTTGGCCAG TGTGCGGAATATTACAGAAAATAACATCATTAAAGACCTATCAGGAAGTAGTGTGGTCTGGATTGGTCTGCATCGCCAGAAAGTGTGGTCCGATGGAAGCCAGTCTGTGTTTCAGTACCCGATACTTGGTCAAAACTCTGTTGGAGAGCTATGTGTTAGTGCAGACAGGTCTGGACAATGGTCAAATAATTACTGCTCTTCTCAATTTCCATTTATTTGCTATAAAATAG CACTTCTGAATGTGGAAAATGTTACTTTACTTAGAAGAACAGAGACTAACGTCACTCTGCAGTGGAGTAAGATCAACAATGCCAGCTATGTGCTCCAGTTTAATGGTACAGAGAGGATGATTGCAGCCCCTGATGGCGATGGACCAGTAACTTTCACAGTCTCATCCCTCAGTCCTGGGACTACATATACATTCAATCTCTACTCTGTTTATGGAAGCACCAGAAGCACTGGAGTAAAACTGACAGTAACAACAg CTCCTCCAAATGTGGAATTCTTCAGATTTGTGGCACGGGACCACCGCAGTATTACACTACAGTGGAACAAAATAACCAACAACATCAGCTTTGTTCTTCATGTGAATAGTGTGGAGACAAACATAACTGCACCAACAGGAGATGGACCAGTCAATTACACTGTCTCTTCTCTCAGTGCCAGAACAAACTACACATTTActctgttttctgtgtttgggAATGTCAGAAGCAGTGGAGTACAAGTCACTGTCGCTACTG GCCCCCCTCCCACCTGTGCAGAGATAGTATGTCCATCAGGAACGGAGTGCTACACCATCAACGGCATTGCCACATGTGTGGACCCCTGCAACAACTATACTGCACTGAATGATGACTGGCGCTCAGTTGATAACACGAACAATAGTGTTTTACACTGTGATCGAAATATCAACTGGAACGGCTGGTATCGCATGTTTCTGGGGGGAAATAATGCTCAAATCCCTGAAACGTGTGTGGCAGAGAATCGATGTGGAACTCATGCTCCTCTGTGGATCAATGGAGTTCATCCCACACAGTCAGAGGGAATAGTAACTCGTACTGTGTGTAACGCTTGGTCTGGATCCTGCTGTAACTTTCCAACACACACCATTAAGGTCAAACTCTGCTTTGGATCGTACTATGTCTACAAACTAGGGGTTCCATCAACCTGCTGGCTGGCATATTGTACAG tCTCTCACAATGGATTTAGTGTATTgggacaaaataaaagcagcatcaCTCTGCAGTGGCCTAAAGTGAACAACAGTGTCAGCTTTGTTCTCCATTTCAATGGCACAGAGACGAACATCAGTGCATCATCTGCAGATGGACCTGTAACGTACACCGTCTCATCTCTCTCTCCTGGAAATAGATACACTTTTATTCTCTTCCACGTCTTTGAAAATATCAGAGTCAGTCAATTTCAACTTCAGGCTTTTACTG CTCCACCAAATGTGGAATTCTTCAGATCAATTGCTCAAGACCAGACCAGTATTACACTACAGTGGAACAAAATAACCAATGACATCAGCTTTGTTCTTCGTGTGAATGGTGGGGAGACAAACATTCCTGCTCCAACAGAAGATGGACCAGTTAATTACACCGGCTCTTCTCTCAGTGCGAGAACAAACTACACATTTActctgttttctgtgtttgggAATGTCAGGAGTAGTGGAGTACAAGTCAATGTCGCTACTG ctccACCAAATGTGGAATTCTTCAGATCAATTGCACAAGTCCATAACAGTATTACACTACAGTGGAACAAAGTAGCCAATGACATCAGCTTTGTTCTTCGTGTGAACGGTGTGGAGATGAACATAACTGCACCAACAGGAGATGGACCAGTTAATTACACTGTCTCTTCTCTTAGTGCTGGAAGAAGCTTCACATTTACTCTGTTTTCTGTGTATGAGAATGTCAGAAGCAGTGGAGTACAAGTCACTGTCGCTACGG cTCCAAAAAATCCAGAGAACATCATATCATCAAGTCAGAATGAGACAAGCATCAATCTGCAGTGGGCTAAAGTAGACAACAGTGTTAGCTTTGTTCTTCAGTTTAATGACAGACAGGAAATAATTGCTCCACCAACAGGAAATGGACCAATATCTTACACTGTGGCCAAGCTGGATCCTCAAACGAATTACACATTTAGCctcttctctgtgtttgagaaCGTCACAAGCACAGGAGTCATCTTTTCTGCAGTAACTG CTcctaaaaatgcacaaaatgtcaCCTCAACCGGACAAAATGAGACAAGCATCAATCTGCAGTGGGCTAAAGTAGACAACAATGTTAGCTTTGTTCTTCAGTTTAATGACAGACAGGAAATAATTGCTCCACCAAAAGGAAATGGACCAATATCTTACACTGTGACCAAGCTGGATCCTCAAACCAAATACACATTTAGCctcttctctgtgtttgagaaCATCACAAGCACTGGAGTCCTCTTTTCTGCAGTAACTG CTCCcgaaaatgcacaaaatgtcaCCTCAACCGGACAAAATGAGACAAGCATCAATCTGCAGTGGGCTAAAGTAGACAACAATGTTAGCTTTGTTCTTCAGTTTAATGACAGACAGGAAACAATTGCTCCACCAAAAGGAAATGGACCAATATCTTACACTGTGACCAAGCTGGATCCTCAAACCAAATACACATTTAGCctcttctctgtgtttgagaaCGTCACAAGCACAGGAGTCATCTTTTCTGCAGTAACTG TGCACa AATATATTATGATGTTTAAAGTTGGTATCAAGACATCCAGCCTGAATGCATCTCAAATAGAAGAACTGGTGAAAGAG CAtctcaaaaaaattgaaaagtctGCAGAATTAATAAAATTCATCCTAAAGATGTGA